The following DNA comes from Cucumis sativus cultivar 9930 chromosome 7, Cucumber_9930_V3, whole genome shotgun sequence.
GTACAAGTTACGATatcaagaaagagaaagaaaggaattaGGATGTGATAGTGATACGAAAGTAGACAAGTAAACGTGGCAAAGCTCTGTTCACTCCTTcagctttttatttttcaacggTTTCGGAGTCTACAATGGACCTTACCAACTCCCCAATTCCCCCATTATTATGGAAGCTGCAACTCTCCAGCTTCGAATCCACATCTCCATTGGCACACTCGCAATGTTTCTTCTCAAGGCATTCAtttctcacttttcttttcttacacCCTCCAAATCTTTTATTCTGTGCTGACTTTTTTTTGTGTGCCCTTGTTGTGTCCAGGCATGGAGAGTATCAGCTTTTGGGGTCTATGGCTACCTCAACTTCACCAAATCTGCATTCATGTAAAATTcttgttaacttttttttgtcctTCATTTTCTGTTAAGTTATATGTCCTAAGCCTAAACCCTATGATTTTACAAGTTGGAAATTAGTGCCTGTGATGTGATAAAATAACACTAATTGTTCTGATTGATTGATGAAACTTTCCTAAATAGTCTCTCTGTGGATATAGTCCCTACCCCTACGCTTTGATAAAACCCAGCTAATTCCAAGTCTATTGATCATTCTTTGGACGTTTACTTTATTGAAGAAATTCAAGAAAGTAATTGAGGTTGAGATTCTTGTACAATTTTACCCTGTACCTTGTTTACAAAACCCCATTTATTTTAacagtttcttttttggaatttagACTTTAATGCGTTTTCTTGTTGTCTTGCTGAATAATTCCATCCTGTTTAATTCTACTAAACCTAAAAGTACTGAGGTGAAAGCATATGTAGTCTACCATTCATAGTTGCACTGATTATTAGAGGTTTTTGTGATGTTAAACCATTAAcaactttataaatatgtttctAATTTCGTTAATGTGATTAACTCTTAACTGTTTTATGGCTATAGTGAACATTCTAAGAAGTTCAAACCAGAGGATATGCAAACGAACATTGAAGGGAAAAATTGCATTGTTACTGGGGCGAATTCCGGGATTGGATATGCAACTGCAGAGGGTTTAGCATCACGgtcttgatttctttttcccattttctttttttttttcctgttaTAATTTTTGAGTCGGACATGGAACAAAGCTTATGTAAAAAAACTAGAGATTTATTTTGGAAAGCATGAAATTTCTGCTGTTTTTGCAGTGGAGCTTCTGTCTACATGATATGCCGCAACAAGGAAAGAGGTGAAGCTGCTCTTTCTGAGATAAAGTCTAAAACAGGAAACCAAAATGTTCATTTGGAGGTAGTTCTTTTCCAACCACCATTCACTACATGATGTGGTTTTTACAATAAATctgatttcaaaattgaaatcatgCTCGCTTCTAGGTGTCCTCagtatcaattttatttttttaggatACCTCCTAATAAGAACACTTACATGGAAAACTCAAGAACACTTAACTATGGAAATACGCTGTAATATTGTAAGAAACAACCAGATAACCTAAACTTTTGAGAGGGCTCTTCCATTTTCTCCAAAGAAAATCCCACAAAAATCTTTACACCTTGCTTCCAACCCAATTCCCCtgtctatatttaaaatttctaacaaATTTACTACCTATTTACTAACATCCCCCTTCTAATAGCCATACTAATAATCTGACTATTTCCATAACTAGGGTCTTACTTTTTTCCTACTTTGTGGTAGACACTCAACCTTATCTGTAACTTTTTTCTTGTAAATGATATGTGGCAAATCTTTTAGTATATgctatatttaataatattaaggGATAGCTTGAATGATAAGTATAGCAGGTTTGTCTCAATTTAACTATGGGATAACTAGAAGCAGTGAAGCAACTACTAATTCTATTATcgagtttgtttttttttttaataatacattataACCTTAGCTCccttattatttaataacttttctttAGTTTGCAGGTCTGTGATCTTTCCTCAATCAGTGACATTAAGTCATTTTCCTCAAAGTTTATTTCAAAGAATGTCCCAGTCCATGTTCTGGTAATCAATCTGTCTTTGTAATGTTTTCCTTTCATGttctaaaaattatatgttttagtCCATTTTTGCATTATGTCTGCAAAATCATCATCATTGACTTCATATTAGATCTGTTCATTTTGTCAATGTAAGGCATCTCCTTACTGTTAGTGATATTACCATTATAAGAAAGGGCCCCAAGGATGTACAACTCCATCCAAAGTGCCGGTTCTTTCCTCCTCGACCTACTTCTTTTGTACAGACAAAAAGCATATATTCCCTATTCACcaaacattattatatatactaacTACACGCATTCCCTTATGCTGTCTCTGTGGTCTCCCCAATACTAACTAACTTCCGAACATAATTTTCCTTCTTACTTCTCCAAGAATACTTTCAGCATATTGGGGGCCTAGAACGGTTGCTATCTATTAATTTGTCACTTTTACCATCATGAAAACAATATCGTTTGggctttgattttgaagaccttttgtaactatttcATTGGTAATGTCTTACTTAGTTGGACCCTCTTCAAGTTGGGGTGTTTTGGTGgctggtttttttttgtatccacttgtattctttcattttttttctcaatgaaagttgtttctatatagaaaaagaaaaaacatcatGAAATCAGTGGGTTTTACTTTCTCCCTCATTCTTGATACAAAAGAGTTTGATTTCCATTACTAACTGTAAATAGGTTAACAATGCTGGAATGCTTGAGAAAAATCGAATTACGACGCCTGAAGGGTATGATCTTTATTTGTGTGCTTTTACTAAGCTCTTCTCTCTATCTGTAACTTTTATCTCTCCCaaaattcttaataatttCTGAATTCCAGGTTCGAATTCAACTTTGCTGTGAATGTTTTAGGCACTTATGCAATGACTGAATCTTTGTTGCCATTGCTGGAGAAAGCTGCACCTGATGCAAAGGTCATCACAGTTTCTTCTGGCGGAATGTATTCAGTTCCCTTAACTAATGATCTGCAGGTAGgcttcattttttaaacttctCTGCCTTCTCCATTTGCAGACCTGATATAGtgattcttttgtttgtttccttGTAGTTTAGTGAAGACGAATTTGATGGGGTCGTACAGTATGCACGTAACAAACGAGTTCAGGTTAGTAATGCTACATATAGTGTTCTAAAATCACtgttcttttgattttctgtATGCTGTTGCAATGCATTGTTTTATGGTTTTCTCTTACCagtgttataaaattttagttctttttaataGGATCAAAGTTGAGAAGAAATGTAAGAATACAAGTGgcataaaagaaagaaaaagttaaaccCACAAAAAGGGAACCCTTACTATAAAATGGCACTTCAGTCAAGTAAAATAAGACCTTAATGATAGCTGCAGAAAAGCGTCACAACTAAAGCCGATAGAGAAACATAAAACTTTACAAAGGACCAAAACTTGAAACCATTTCATATCCTCCAAAGATTCTATTGTTCTTACTCCAAAGACCccaatctgatttttttttttattgaatatctattttaaattataaatttaattcgtgATGTTTTGTATAATTCCTACACAACTAaaagcttttatttttatctgtTACTTTGAGTCATACTTTTGTCTAATCTTTATCACTAGTATTATTGtgatttaatgaaatttttttacatgTGTAGATTGATAAAGAGGACTcgaatatatttataaactattattGCCACTTAATTTcgatgaaaattttcatgaaGTTGTAAATCCAAAagtatagaaactaaattgtCATGTACTAAAGCTTTTAGATTGAATTGTTACCAACTAAAGTTCAGGAACAAAAGTATTTGATGAAAGAATGGATGATGTGACATGTTCATTGGAATTTGAATTATCCTTGTCTTGTCTCTACGCTATGtgcaaagaaagtaaaaccaaTGTTTATAAAGAAACCCAATGTTTATAAAGAAACCCAACAAACCAATGTTTAACTTCGCTTGACACTGTTAAGATTACTTGATTTAGCTATTGCCGCTAGTGAATGAAGTTTCCTTTTCAGGTGGCTTTAACAGAGAAATGGTCAGAGATGTACTCTAAAAAAGGGATTGGATTCTACTCGATGCACCCCGGTTGGGCCGAAACACCCGGAGCGACTAAATCTTTACCGAGTTTCTCTAAATCGTAAGGATAGGTAGCAAAATCTTTGTTCTTTGAAGTGGACTTCAAATAGTTTTCGATTATCAATTCGTCATTTGATCATTTCAGTCTCTCGGGGAAGCTAAGA
Coding sequences within:
- the LOC101217652 gene encoding dehydrogenase/reductase SDR family member 12 → MEAATLQLRIHISIGTLAMFLLKAWRVSAFGVYGYLNFTKSAFIEHSKKFKPEDMQTNIEGKNCIVTGANSGIGYATAEGLASRGASVYMICRNKERGEAALSEIKSKTGNQNVHLEVCDLSSISDIKSFSSKFISKNVPVHVLVNNAGMLEKNRITTPEGFEFNFAVNVLGTYAMTESLLPLLEKAAPDAKVITVSSGGMYSVPLTNDLQFSEDEFDGVVQYARNKRVQVALTEKWSEMYSKKGIGFYSMHPGWAETPGATKSLPSFSKSLSGKLRTSEEGADTIIWLALQPKEKLEPGAFFFDRMVAPKHLAFAATKSSHTAMGSIYDHLRSLSGLAQ